A DNA window from Solanum lycopersicum chromosome 3, SLM_r2.1 contains the following coding sequences:
- the LOC138347767 gene encoding uncharacterized protein — protein sequence SRQKEYADRKVRDLEFMEGEQVLLKVSPMKGVIRFGKRGKLSPRYIGPFEVLKRVGEVAYELALPPGLSGVHPVFHVSMLKRYHGDGNYIIRWDLVLLDENLSYEEEPVAILDREVRKLRSREIASIKVQWKNRPIEEATWEKEADMREKYPHLFTDSGTPFRPCFPSFDRSGTNDG from the coding sequence agtagacaaaaagaatatgcagatcgaaaggttagggacttagagttcatggaaggtgaacaagtcttgttgaaagtttcaccaatgaaaggggtgatacggtttggaaaaaggggtaaactaagcccaaggtacattggaccatttgaagtactcaagcgagtaggggaggtggcttatgagttagccttgcccccagggctgtccggagtacatccggtattccatgtgtctatgttgaaaagataccatggggatggaaattacattatccgttgggatttggttttgcttgatgagaacttgtcttatgaggaggagcctgttgctattttagatagagaagttcgcaagttgaggtcaagagagattgcgtccatcaaggtacaatggaagaatcgaccgattgaagaagccacttgggagaaggaggcggatatgcgagaaaaatacccacatctgtttacagattcaggtactccttttcgcccttgttttccttcttttgatcgttcggggacgaacgatgggtaa
- the LOC101257451 gene encoding eukaryotic translation initiation factor 2 alpha subunit family protein: protein MATNSPNLECRMYEAKYPEVDQAVMIQVKSMADSGAYVALLEYNNIEGMILFSELSRRRIRSISSLIKVGRIEPVMVLRVDKEKGYIDLSKRRVSEEDISACEERYNKSKLVHSIMRHVAETMGIDLEDLYIHVGWPLYRKYGHAFEAFKLVVSDPDSILNSLTREIKEVGPDGKEVTKVAPALSEEVKDALVKNIRRRMTPQPLKIRADIEMKCFQFDGVLHIKEAMRKAEAAGNDDCPVKIKLVAPPAYVLNTQTLDKEQGIAILTKAIAACTEEIERHKGKLAVKEAPRAVSEREDKLLAEQMAKLGRENEEISGDEDSEEEEDTGMGEIDVENSGTGIRE, encoded by the exons ATGGCGACCAACTCCCCGAACCTCGAATGCCGAATGTACGAAGCCAAGTACCCGGAAGTAGACCAAGCTGTGATGATACAGGTGAAAAGCATGGCTGACAGCGGTGCCTACGTTGCCCTTCTAGAGTACAATAACATAGAAGGAATGATCCTTTTCTCTGAGCTCTCTCGTCGTCGTATTCGGAGTATTAGCAGTCTTATCAAAGTTGGACGCATCGAACCGGTTATGGTTCTTAGGGTTGATAAGGAGAAAGGATATATCGATCTCAGTAAACGAAGGGTTTCTGAGGAAGATATTTCGGCTTGTGAGGAGAGGTATAATAAGAGTAAGCTTGTTCATTCAATCATGCGTCATGTTGCTGAAACCATGGGAATTGATCTGGAG GACTTGTACATTCATGTAGGTTGGCCTTTATACAGAAAATATGGTCATGCTTTTGAG GCATTCAAATTGGTTGTCAGTGATCCAGATTCAATTCTTAATTCCCTCACCCGTGAAATTAAAGAAGTTGGCCCTGATGGGAAGGAG GTAACTAAGGTTGCTCCTGCTTTATCTGAGGAAGTTAAAGATGCATTAGTAAAGAATATTAGGAGAAGAATGACTCCACAGCCATTGAAGATTCGAGCAGATATTGAGATGAAATGTTTTCAGTTTGATGGTGTTCTTCACATTAAG GAAGCTATGCGCAAAGCTGAAGCTGCGGGTAATGATGATTGCCCTGTTAAAATTAAACTTGTTGCTCCTCCGGCATATGTGCTCAATACTCAGACTCTTGACAAG GAGCAAGGCATAGCAATCCTTACTAAAGCAATTGCAGCTTGCACTGAGGAAATAGAGCGTCACAAAGGAAAACTTGCTGTCAAGGAGGCTCCAAGAGCG GTGAGTGAACGGGAAGACAAATTGCTTGCTGAACAGATGGCTAAGCTCGGTCGTGAAAATGAGGAGATCAGTGGTGATGAAGATAGTGAAGAGGAGGAAGATACAGGTATGGGAGAAATTGACGTGGAGAACTCGGGAACTGGAATTAGAGAGTAA